A stretch of Roseibium porphyridii DNA encodes these proteins:
- a CDS encoding LacI family DNA-binding transcriptional regulator gives MSEDNGSSSPTPNLPPKPGKRLTLGHIADQLGISTATVSLALRDSPLVAEETREKVKQTAQEIGYIYNRSAASLRTARSQIVGVAVHDILNPFFAEVFSALEDVLEEQGQMIFICNHRDDVKRQRAFVNTLLQHRADGLILCPSVGTSAEEINRLVDQGIPVTLVAREVQGVWAPCVRGDDLSGTFQITRHLLAQGHKDIAMIGGRRDSSTGKYRNAGWRKAMSEAGLDPDSQLDLPELMTQADGRAAVSKVLEVQQRPTAIVGFNDLVAFGLMTTFRRAGIEPGPDIAVTGYDDIDGADARTPALTSVNSQPDKIGRLAALTLLRQIAGDRVPNTPIVIEPELKVRESSPPPGVRLAQKLAD, from the coding sequence ATGTCTGAAGACAACGGATCATCGTCTCCTACGCCGAACCTTCCGCCGAAACCCGGCAAGCGGCTGACACTGGGACATATCGCAGACCAGCTGGGCATTTCGACCGCGACGGTTTCGCTGGCGCTTCGTGACAGCCCGCTTGTCGCAGAAGAAACGCGTGAAAAGGTCAAGCAGACCGCGCAGGAAATTGGTTATATCTACAATCGGTCGGCTGCGTCGCTCCGGACAGCGCGCAGTCAGATTGTCGGCGTGGCTGTCCATGACATTCTGAACCCGTTTTTCGCCGAAGTCTTTTCCGCTCTCGAAGATGTTCTTGAAGAACAAGGACAGATGATCTTCATCTGCAATCACCGGGACGACGTGAAACGGCAACGGGCGTTTGTGAACACGCTTTTGCAGCATCGCGCAGATGGATTGATCCTGTGCCCTTCGGTTGGCACCTCGGCTGAGGAGATCAATCGACTGGTGGACCAGGGTATACCCGTCACTCTTGTTGCTCGCGAGGTTCAGGGCGTCTGGGCTCCGTGTGTGCGTGGTGACGATTTGTCCGGGACTTTTCAAATCACCAGGCATCTGCTTGCCCAGGGGCACAAGGATATCGCCATGATTGGCGGGCGCCGCGACAGTTCCACCGGCAAGTATCGAAACGCGGGATGGCGCAAGGCGATGAGTGAGGCAGGGCTCGATCCAGACAGCCAGCTTGATCTGCCTGAGTTGATGACGCAGGCCGACGGACGTGCGGCCGTGTCCAAGGTTCTTGAAGTTCAGCAGCGGCCGACGGCCATTGTCGGTTTCAATGACCTGGTTGCCTTCGGTCTGATGACGACCTTCCGTCGCGCCGGAATCGAGCCCGGACCGGATATTGCCGTGACGGGTTATGACGATATCGACGGGGCTGATGCCCGGACACCTGCGCTGACATCCGTCAACAGCCAACCCGACAAGATCGGCAGACTGGCTGCCCTGACCCTGTTGCGGCAAATCGCTGGTGACCGCGTTCCCAACACGCCCATCGTGATTGAACCCGAACTCAAGGTTCGCGAGAGTTCTCCTCCTCCGGGTGTCCGCCTGGCTCAGAAATTGGCTGATTAG
- a CDS encoding OmpA family protein, producing the protein MGKWLGRSGQGVIVAGICLLGLAGCNSAGGLTSPDVTNAPAAGFVEIKPGSEEEFIMNVGRRVYFAKGSSVVSDEAKMTLQNQAKWLKDNRKWLVKVQGHADDPGSEAAQKTLSTKRADAVVAELVKLGVPSQRVWAKGYGVERPVTDCDEVACQSQNRRVVVNLREEYDDSAPQARR; encoded by the coding sequence TTGGGTAAGTGGTTGGGCCGGTCAGGCCAGGGCGTGATTGTCGCCGGCATATGTTTGTTGGGGTTGGCAGGGTGCAACAGCGCGGGCGGTTTGACGTCGCCTGACGTTACAAATGCGCCTGCAGCAGGTTTTGTTGAAATCAAACCTGGGTCCGAAGAAGAGTTCATCATGAATGTCGGTCGCCGGGTATATTTCGCCAAAGGGTCGTCGGTCGTCAGCGATGAGGCGAAGATGACGCTTCAGAACCAGGCCAAATGGCTAAAAGACAACAGGAAGTGGCTGGTGAAAGTTCAGGGTCATGCAGACGATCCGGGCAGCGAGGCAGCGCAAAAAACACTTTCCACCAAGCGGGCCGATGCCGTTGTGGCTGAACTGGTCAAGCTAGGCGTGCCGTCGCAGCGGGTCTGGGCCAAAGGCTATGGCGTCGAGCGTCCGGTGACGGATTGTGACGAAGTGGCCTGTCAGTCGCAAAATCGACGCGTCGTGGTCAATTTGCGTGAGGAGTATGACGATTCTGCACCTCAGGCGCGTCGATAA
- a CDS encoding methylated-DNA--[protein]-cysteine S-methyltransferase, whose translation MPILEIETWLGRLSIREDEGAITQLHWNGTPGKEETPLLLEAANQIQAYLDGTLKDFDLPLAPKGGELHQSVFQAMLAIPYGETRTYGDVARELDTYGQPVGQACGANPIPIIIPCHRILSANGLGGYSGSGGTDTKIALLKLEGGYPFLL comes from the coding sequence ATGCCCATTTTGGAAATAGAAACGTGGCTCGGGCGCCTATCCATCCGGGAGGATGAAGGCGCGATTACCCAGTTACACTGGAATGGCACCCCAGGCAAAGAGGAAACGCCTTTGCTGCTTGAAGCAGCAAATCAGATCCAAGCATATCTGGATGGAACGCTGAAAGACTTTGACTTGCCGCTTGCCCCGAAAGGCGGAGAACTTCACCAGTCGGTCTTCCAGGCAATGCTGGCGATCCCGTATGGCGAAACCAGAACCTATGGCGATGTCGCCAGGGAATTGGACACCTATGGTCAGCCCGTTGGTCAGGCCTGCGGTGCCAATCCCATCCCCATCATAATTCCATGCCATCGTATTCTGTCGGCAAATGGACTTGGTGGATACTCGGGCTCAGGCGGCACGGACACCAAGATTGCGCTTTTGAAACTGGAAGGCGGCTACCCGTTCCTGCTGTGA
- a CDS encoding DMT family transporter codes for MRQNKGQKPIAGVELPSAPLAGIGLIVLAALSFSILDAVAKYLSATLPTLQIAWMRFVSHAVLAIIAFRVWNAPSLLKTERPVLQIIRTLCLLGTTVFNFLAVRYLQLAETTAIMFAGPLLITALAGPLLGEWAGPRRWVAILVGFGGVLFVTQPGTGAMHWAAIYSVAAMISYALYALLTRQLTATENSAGMLIISGLLASILMTPSGLSVWVMPPDLWTWILLLGTGVLGAGGHMLFIKAHTLAPAPVLAPFMYSQIIWMIGLGLMFFNDVPTVTTLIGAAIVVASGLYILYRERVKSL; via the coding sequence ATGAGGCAAAACAAAGGGCAGAAGCCAATTGCAGGCGTCGAGTTGCCGTCAGCACCCTTGGCGGGCATCGGGCTTATCGTTCTTGCGGCCCTGAGTTTTTCAATTCTGGATGCTGTGGCGAAGTATCTTTCGGCAACTCTGCCGACGCTGCAGATCGCCTGGATGCGATTTGTCAGTCATGCTGTTCTGGCGATCATTGCCTTCAGGGTATGGAACGCTCCGTCATTGCTCAAGACCGAGAGACCCGTTCTTCAGATCATCAGAACGCTCTGCCTGCTTGGCACCACAGTTTTCAATTTTCTCGCTGTCCGTTATCTCCAGCTGGCAGAGACGACTGCCATCATGTTTGCCGGACCTCTGCTCATCACTGCACTGGCCGGACCTTTGCTTGGAGAGTGGGCGGGTCCCAGGCGATGGGTGGCCATTCTTGTCGGCTTCGGTGGTGTTCTCTTCGTAACCCAGCCAGGTACAGGCGCCATGCACTGGGCTGCGATCTATTCCGTTGCAGCAATGATAAGCTATGCTCTTTATGCGCTGCTGACCCGGCAGCTTACTGCAACCGAAAATTCCGCAGGGATGCTGATCATCTCCGGTTTGCTTGCGTCGATCCTGATGACACCCTCCGGTCTGAGCGTCTGGGTGATGCCACCCGACCTTTGGACATGGATATTGTTGCTCGGGACTGGTGTACTTGGCGCCGGCGGACACATGCTTTTCATAAAGGCGCACACGCTTGCACCTGCGCCGGTGCTTGCGCCTTTCATGTATTCCCAAATCATCTGGATGATCGGGCTTGGCCTCATGTTCTTCAATGACGTCCCGACCGTGACGACCTTGATCGGGGCGGCAATCGTGGTTGCCTCCGGGCTCTATATTCTTTACCGCGAGCGCGTGAAGTCGCTTTGA
- a CDS encoding MarR family winged helix-turn-helix transcriptional regulator, translated as MAFNYKKSITFRLVQAAKAQRARAGAHLMRIGLHPGQELVLKVLADSDGRTMSQLALALGVQPPTVTKMVTRLSSQGFVRRQVSDTDGRLARVHLTDKGRDLVTSVDKAWKRLEREAMAGIEDKDRKKLRKLLRQVEKNLSISIDDDPEHEADFDTEDETANAEKQTKSKEKARTAA; from the coding sequence ATGGCTTTTAACTACAAAAAGAGCATTACATTCCGCCTGGTTCAGGCTGCGAAGGCACAACGTGCCCGCGCCGGAGCGCATCTGATGCGGATAGGACTTCATCCGGGACAGGAGCTTGTTCTGAAGGTGCTTGCAGATTCCGACGGGCGTACAATGAGTCAGCTGGCGCTCGCTCTGGGTGTTCAGCCACCGACCGTCACAAAAATGGTGACCCGTCTGTCCAGCCAGGGCTTTGTGCGTCGACAGGTGTCCGACACGGATGGACGTCTTGCCCGGGTTCATCTGACGGACAAGGGCCGTGACCTGGTGACTTCCGTCGACAAGGCTTGGAAACGCCTTGAGCGGGAGGCGATGGCAGGCATTGAAGACAAGGATCGCAAGAAACTGCGTAAATTGTTGCGGCAAGTTGAGAAGAACCTTTCCATCTCGATTGATGACGATCCCGAGCATGAAGCTGATTTCGACACCGAAGACGAAACGGCAAATGCGGAAAAGCAGACAAAATCAAAGGAAAAGGCGCGCACTGCTGCCTGA
- a CDS encoding L,D-transpeptidase yields MDLSRRTFLGGAAAIAGTLAMPHVARANAAANAYFNGYQDDNGFQYRRTNLNRIEPVWRKQMVKYFSPEPPGTVVVDTTNHFLYWIWENNTALRYGVGVGREGFKWYGRARIDRKALWPRWVPPPEMLKRQPDLPRKVDGGAANNPLGPRALYLYRNGQDLGYRLHGTLEPWSIGHDVSSGCIRMLPEDVIDLYQRCPKGTAVLVLEHLGANAG; encoded by the coding sequence ATGGACTTGAGCCGCCGCACGTTTTTGGGAGGCGCTGCCGCCATTGCGGGCACGCTTGCCATGCCGCACGTCGCGCGGGCAAATGCCGCAGCGAATGCATATTTCAACGGCTATCAGGATGACAATGGTTTCCAATACAGGCGAACCAATCTGAACCGGATAGAACCCGTCTGGCGCAAGCAGATGGTGAAGTACTTCAGTCCGGAACCGCCCGGTACCGTCGTTGTCGACACCACCAACCATTTTCTCTATTGGATCTGGGAAAACAACACAGCGCTTCGCTACGGCGTAGGTGTTGGTCGTGAAGGCTTCAAATGGTACGGCCGAGCGCGAATTGACCGCAAGGCCCTTTGGCCGCGCTGGGTGCCGCCGCCTGAGATGCTTAAGCGTCAACCCGATTTGCCGCGCAAGGTGGATGGCGGTGCAGCCAACAATCCGCTTGGCCCACGGGCTCTGTACCTTTACCGGAACGGACAAGATCTCGGGTACCGCTTGCACGGAACTCTGGAGCCGTGGAGCATCGGACATGACGTCTCCAGCGGATGTATCCGCATGTTGCCCGAAGACGTTATCGATCTTTACCAGCGCTGCCCCAAGGGAACAGCCGTACTGGTGCTTGAACATCTTGGTGCCAACGCCGGATAA
- a CDS encoding ChaN family lipoprotein yields MGSTTGISDLHRSSLTKRTARIVCGALVFASISFSPAHSGETDGHDSSLHFEICGPAGQWIDPATGNTVPPEDALLQTAKGSIVLLGESHTSKEDHLWQTHTLAGLFAHNPDIIVGFEAFPRDTQPVLDKWTAGDLLEDAFLEETRWNDVWGYDADFYLPLFNFARQNRLDMKAINVDRNLVSTVGREGWEAVAETDRQGISTPTPASQAYREALAAVFSSKLSHGIGRVADSDSETETKEPTVEDILARSDFNKFVDAQLVWDRAMAEALFEASEENPDALVVGILGRGHVEHGFGVPHQLESLGAEKIVSLLPVSVADECRTIEASIADLVFLVDDRETVQDQPQRPRLGVFIEEASDGGVLLSHVSDGSIAQAADLRSGDVVLKAAGEDLSSTADLVEIIQRQAPGTWLPLEIERDGKIQTLVAKFPSLSDTN; encoded by the coding sequence TTGGGATCTACAACCGGTATCTCTGATTTACACAGGTCCTCGCTCACGAAAAGAACTGCCAGGATCGTCTGCGGTGCTCTGGTGTTTGCGAGCATTTCCTTCAGTCCTGCACACTCCGGTGAGACCGATGGGCATGACTCAAGTTTACACTTTGAAATTTGCGGACCGGCCGGGCAATGGATTGATCCAGCAACGGGCAACACTGTGCCGCCAGAAGATGCACTGTTGCAGACGGCTAAAGGCTCGATAGTGCTCTTGGGAGAATCTCATACCTCCAAGGAAGATCATCTCTGGCAAACCCATACGCTCGCGGGACTGTTTGCGCATAATCCGGACATCATCGTCGGCTTCGAGGCCTTTCCGCGCGACACGCAACCGGTTCTCGACAAATGGACCGCTGGCGATCTGCTCGAGGACGCGTTTCTTGAAGAAACGCGCTGGAACGACGTTTGGGGTTATGACGCCGATTTTTATTTGCCGCTCTTCAATTTCGCCCGCCAGAACCGACTCGATATGAAAGCGATCAATGTCGATCGCAATCTTGTTTCAACAGTTGGCCGCGAAGGTTGGGAGGCTGTTGCGGAAACGGACCGGCAAGGGATCAGCACACCGACGCCCGCAAGCCAGGCCTATCGGGAAGCGCTCGCAGCGGTTTTTTCCAGCAAGCTTTCGCATGGTATCGGGCGGGTGGCCGACAGTGACAGTGAGACGGAAACAAAAGAACCAACCGTCGAAGATATTCTTGCCCGGTCCGACTTCAACAAATTCGTTGATGCACAGCTCGTCTGGGACAGGGCCATGGCCGAAGCGTTGTTCGAAGCCAGCGAAGAGAATCCGGACGCGCTTGTCGTAGGCATTCTGGGGCGCGGTCATGTTGAACACGGGTTTGGTGTTCCACATCAACTCGAAAGCCTAGGTGCTGAAAAGATCGTTTCATTGTTGCCGGTATCTGTCGCAGACGAGTGCCGGACGATCGAGGCGTCGATCGCAGATCTGGTCTTTCTCGTGGACGACCGCGAGACGGTTCAAGACCAACCGCAACGCCCCAGGCTTGGTGTTTTTATTGAAGAGGCAAGCGACGGAGGTGTTTTGTTGAGCCACGTGTCGGATGGCAGCATCGCGCAGGCGGCAGATCTTCGCAGTGGCGATGTGGTTTTAAAAGCTGCCGGCGAAGACTTGTCGTCGACGGCAGACCTTGTTGAGATCATCCAGCGACAGGCGCCGGGCACATGGCTTCCACTTGAGATAGAGCGTGACGGGAAAATCCAGACCCTGGTTGCAAAGTTTCCGTCTCTTTCGGACACCAACTGA
- a CDS encoding BCCT family transporter — MSDSDTSQGIRNPEGDANIIDTDYEIGQDNIEAKVGPFNLDIHNPVFLVSGLTIAAFTFLTLAFQNDVGPLFDALRKWLTSNLDWFFIISGNIFVVACLALIVTPLGNVRIGGKDAEPDYSYFGWFAMLFAAGMGIGLMFFGVLEPVYHMAFSSPVGVPAPFDADGNLIAENVAAAKAMGMAATIFHWGLHPWAIYAVVALALALFSFNKGLPLTMRSVFYPIFGERTWGWPGHIIDILAVFATLFGLATSLGFGAQQANAGLDFVFGIPISNTAQVVLIIGITAVALISVLRGLDGGVKVLSEINMLIAALLLLFVIFAGPTATLVSGFVSNLASYAQEIIPLSMPFGRDDDGFRQGWTSFYWAWWISWSPFVGMFIARVSRGRTVREFVVCVLIIPTIVSVIWMTAFGQTAIEQVLADPEGSQVHQYVIASYSPELSLFGMLADLPLASITSFIAIVLVIVFFVTSSDSGSLVIDTITAGGKVDAPVSQRVFWCTFEGLVAIALLLGGGLGALQAMAVSTGFPFTIVLLLACYAIFKGLVDEPR; from the coding sequence ATGAGCGACAGCGACACATCCCAGGGCATCCGCAATCCTGAAGGCGATGCCAATATCATCGACACGGACTATGAAATTGGCCAGGACAATATTGAAGCCAAGGTCGGCCCATTCAATCTGGACATTCACAATCCGGTCTTTCTGGTGTCCGGCCTGACAATTGCCGCGTTCACCTTCCTCACGCTGGCTTTTCAAAATGATGTTGGCCCCCTGTTTGACGCTTTGCGCAAATGGCTGACATCCAATCTGGACTGGTTCTTTATCATCTCCGGCAACATCTTCGTCGTTGCCTGCCTCGCGCTTATCGTCACCCCGCTCGGCAATGTGCGTATAGGCGGTAAGGACGCGGAACCCGACTACAGCTATTTCGGTTGGTTCGCCATGTTGTTCGCCGCAGGGATGGGCATCGGGCTGATGTTTTTCGGTGTTCTGGAGCCGGTCTATCACATGGCTTTTTCCTCACCGGTCGGCGTGCCTGCTCCGTTTGATGCCGACGGAAATCTGATCGCAGAAAATGTCGCCGCCGCAAAGGCCATGGGAATGGCGGCAACAATCTTTCACTGGGGACTGCATCCTTGGGCGATCTACGCCGTTGTCGCGTTGGCTCTTGCCTTGTTTTCATTCAACAAGGGTTTGCCGCTCACAATGCGGTCGGTCTTTTACCCGATTTTCGGTGAGCGCACCTGGGGATGGCCTGGGCACATCATCGATATTCTGGCGGTTTTCGCGACCCTGTTCGGGCTCGCGACATCTTTGGGCTTCGGTGCGCAGCAAGCGAATGCCGGCCTCGATTTCGTTTTCGGAATTCCGATCAGCAACACGGCGCAGGTCGTCTTGATCATCGGCATAACGGCAGTTGCACTGATTTCGGTTTTGCGCGGCCTTGATGGCGGCGTGAAGGTACTGTCGGAAATCAACATGCTGATTGCGGCCCTTTTGCTCCTCTTCGTGATCTTTGCAGGGCCGACTGCGACGCTGGTATCGGGTTTCGTGTCCAATCTCGCCTCATATGCGCAAGAGATCATTCCTCTTTCGATGCCGTTTGGTAGAGACGATGACGGCTTTCGTCAGGGCTGGACCTCCTTTTACTGGGCCTGGTGGATTTCCTGGTCGCCCTTCGTCGGCATGTTCATCGCCCGTGTCAGCCGGGGAAGAACCGTGCGGGAATTCGTGGTGTGCGTGCTGATCATTCCGACCATCGTTTCGGTCATCTGGATGACGGCGTTCGGCCAAACCGCAATCGAACAGGTTCTGGCTGATCCTGAAGGCAGTCAGGTCCATCAATACGTGATTGCGAGTTACAGTCCCGAGCTTTCGCTTTTCGGCATGCTCGCCGACCTGCCACTTGCTTCGATCACCTCGTTTATCGCCATTGTTCTGGTGATCGTGTTCTTCGTTACCTCGTCCGATTCAGGCTCGCTGGTAATCGACACGATAACCGCTGGAGGCAAGGTCGACGCGCCGGTGTCACAGCGGGTATTCTGGTGCACTTTTGAGGGCCTTGTTGCGATCGCCCTGCTGCTCGGCGGAGGATTGGGCGCATTGCAGGCAATGGCGGTCTCCACGGGCTTTCCCTTCACCATCGTCCTCCTGCTCGCCTGTTATGCCATTTTCAAAGGCCTAGTGGACGAACCGCGATGA
- the chrA gene encoding chromate efflux transporter, protein MSSSSKQDGSALDQNSAPPLSEVIAVSLKVGILSFGGPAAQISVMHKEFVENRKWLSEDRFLHALNYCMLLPGPEAQQLATYCGWLCARTIGGLIAGLLFILPGAFAMAVVSFVYAAYGDTDVIISVFYGVKAGVLAIVLQALLKIGRKALKSRLAWTICGLSFVALFLFSIPFPLVIIAAAVSGLIFGTPPGSIPAEEGARSESTSLRSTLRTVVVGLLIWMAPPMMAALVLAPDNVLLEVAEFFSVLAVVSFGGAYALLSYMAQVAVETKAWLSAGEMLDGLGLAETTPGPLILVTQFVGFLGGWRDPGAFSPLTGGLLAAAMTTWVTFAPSFLFVLAGAPWMERLRGNRVLANALSAITAAVAGTILNLAVWFAINVLFTDTSTVRFGALEVIWPDLATIDPVLAGIAVLAIAMVFVGGRGMASVLAVTASLGFLARNFLG, encoded by the coding sequence ATGTCATCTTCTAGCAAACAAGACGGATCGGCACTCGATCAGAACTCCGCACCACCTCTTTCCGAAGTGATCGCTGTTTCCCTGAAGGTCGGTATATTGTCTTTTGGAGGGCCTGCCGCTCAGATCTCGGTGATGCACAAGGAATTCGTCGAAAACCGAAAATGGCTTTCAGAAGACCGGTTTCTGCACGCCCTGAACTACTGCATGTTGTTGCCCGGGCCGGAAGCCCAACAGCTGGCGACCTATTGCGGATGGTTATGCGCGCGCACTATTGGCGGACTGATCGCTGGACTGCTTTTCATACTTCCCGGCGCCTTCGCTATGGCGGTCGTGAGTTTCGTGTATGCAGCATATGGCGACACGGACGTCATCATTTCCGTGTTTTACGGCGTTAAGGCTGGTGTTCTGGCAATTGTTCTCCAGGCCTTGTTGAAAATCGGCAGGAAAGCCCTGAAATCGCGTCTTGCCTGGACTATTTGCGGTTTGTCCTTCGTTGCGCTGTTTCTCTTTTCGATACCGTTTCCGTTAGTCATCATTGCTGCGGCAGTCAGCGGCCTGATTTTCGGAACCCCACCGGGCTCCATACCTGCAGAAGAGGGTGCGCGATCTGAAAGCACGTCGCTTCGTTCAACCCTCCGAACGGTTGTCGTTGGGCTCCTGATCTGGATGGCTCCCCCAATGATGGCAGCATTGGTGCTTGCGCCCGACAACGTCCTATTGGAGGTCGCAGAGTTCTTTTCTGTGTTGGCTGTCGTCAGTTTCGGTGGCGCCTATGCCCTTCTCAGTTACATGGCTCAAGTCGCCGTTGAAACGAAAGCCTGGCTGAGTGCGGGAGAAATGCTCGACGGCCTCGGGCTTGCCGAAACCACGCCGGGACCGCTGATCCTGGTGACTCAGTTTGTCGGCTTTCTGGGCGGCTGGCGAGACCCGGGCGCGTTCTCGCCGCTTACAGGCGGCCTGCTGGCGGCAGCGATGACCACGTGGGTAACCTTTGCACCCAGCTTCCTGTTTGTGCTTGCCGGCGCTCCCTGGATGGAACGACTCCGCGGCAACAGGGTCCTTGCCAATGCCCTGTCCGCAATCACTGCCGCGGTTGCGGGAACCATTTTGAATCTGGCCGTCTGGTTTGCGATCAACGTGCTTTTCACCGACACAAGCACGGTTCGATTTGGTGCGCTGGAAGTCATTTGGCCTGATCTTGCAACCATTGACCCGGTTCTTGCCGGAATTGCCGTTTTGGCAATCGCCATGGTTTTTGTTGGCGGACGCGGCATGGCGAGCGTTTTGGCGGTCACCGCGAGCCTGGGGTTTTTGGCGAGAAACTTTCTAGGCTGA
- a CDS encoding M1 family metallopeptidase produces MQGVIRVTFAVVCGLTFALPSIAADRTIHYNVNLDVDPDARAIEIENRITVNGTDRLILRFADWLDVDRVTVDGTSVELDRQSGGGVISLPGRDRQIVFLTLSGDIPETIPAGPDGATLFGSSGWFPITQAEDLSYELQVTVPRPYRAVSSGRLSEETETASSTSVTFISDMALEPPSVFIGPYALAERVSSDVRLRTYFHKDIQDFSDQYLQKSEAYLNRFSSEIGPYPYQDFHVVSSPLPVGYGFVNLAYVGRMIVPLPFMQGRSLAHEVLHNWWGNGVFVDYREGNWAEGLTTYMADYALEADKGPEAARQMRLDWLRDFAALPPERDMPVKAFRSKRHDASQIVGYNKAAFVFHMLKGEIGDEKFTESLKHFWAEHKFSYADWSDLRHAFETVTGRDLGWFFEQWLESKGAPEIQLSMADVHRGSNGYVSEFTIRQTGSVYSLNIPIVIQTRDRLVSEHVRLSEREQTFRIQSETKPLRLNVDPSFDVFRRLLPGESPAILRDVTLAPAVDVLLLSEQSPFVDASQRLLARLLGDDTVTTHISRNGQIEKATVVLGPSEVIEEFATANGLEGLPQNDTGNTAAAWVTRLEDDLPVMLISARDGDALSALVRSLPHYGRQSYVTYAGNKAIERGIWPVESSPLEFVFPD; encoded by the coding sequence ATGCAGGGCGTTATCCGGGTCACCTTTGCCGTTGTTTGCGGGCTCACCTTTGCTTTGCCCTCCATCGCCGCGGACAGGACGATCCACTACAACGTGAACCTGGATGTCGATCCAGATGCGAGAGCGATTGAGATTGAAAATCGGATCACGGTCAATGGAACCGACAGGCTGATACTGCGGTTCGCTGACTGGCTAGATGTGGATCGGGTGACCGTAGACGGAACTTCTGTTGAGCTAGATCGGCAGAGTGGCGGTGGCGTCATTTCGTTGCCAGGACGTGATCGTCAAATCGTATTCTTGACGCTAAGCGGCGACATTCCCGAAACCATACCAGCGGGACCGGATGGGGCGACTCTTTTCGGCAGTTCAGGCTGGTTTCCCATCACTCAAGCGGAAGACTTGAGTTATGAACTTCAGGTGACCGTACCTCGTCCCTATCGGGCGGTTTCCTCAGGCCGCTTGTCTGAGGAAACAGAAACGGCCTCGTCGACATCAGTAACCTTCATTTCGGATATGGCGCTGGAGCCTCCTTCTGTGTTCATTGGGCCTTATGCCCTGGCAGAACGGGTCTCCTCAGATGTCAGGTTAAGGACATATTTTCACAAGGATATTCAGGACTTTTCAGATCAGTATCTGCAAAAGTCCGAAGCTTATCTGAACCGCTTTTCAAGCGAGATCGGCCCGTATCCGTATCAGGATTTCCACGTCGTTTCATCACCGCTTCCCGTTGGGTACGGATTTGTGAATTTGGCATATGTCGGCCGTATGATTGTGCCGCTCCCGTTTATGCAGGGACGCTCACTTGCCCATGAGGTTTTGCACAATTGGTGGGGCAATGGCGTCTTTGTCGACTATCGGGAGGGCAACTGGGCCGAGGGTCTGACAACTTATATGGCGGACTACGCGCTTGAGGCTGACAAGGGTCCGGAAGCGGCGAGACAGATGCGCCTTGATTGGCTTAGAGACTTTGCCGCATTGCCTCCCGAGCGCGATATGCCGGTGAAAGCGTTCCGGTCAAAGCGACACGATGCGTCGCAAATCGTCGGTTACAACAAGGCCGCCTTTGTTTTTCACATGTTGAAGGGCGAAATCGGCGATGAGAAGTTTACAGAGAGCCTGAAGCATTTCTGGGCAGAGCATAAGTTTTCATATGCTGACTGGTCTGATTTGCGTCACGCGTTTGAAACCGTGACGGGCCGTGATCTCGGCTGGTTTTTCGAACAATGGCTTGAAAGCAAGGGTGCTCCGGAAATCCAGTTGTCGATGGCCGATGTTCACCGCGGTTCCAATGGCTATGTCAGCGAGTTTACAATCCGCCAGACCGGTTCGGTCTACAGCCTGAATATTCCAATTGTGATTCAAACAAGAGATCGCCTTGTCAGTGAACATGTCAGGCTGTCTGAGCGCGAACAAACCTTCCGGATTCAATCTGAAACAAAACCGCTGCGGCTCAATGTCGATCCATCTTTCGATGTTTTTCGCCGTCTGTTGCCGGGCGAAAGCCCAGCGATCCTTCGAGATGTGACGCTAGCGCCTGCAGTGGACGTGCTTCTTCTTTCCGAACAAAGCCCATTTGTCGACGCGTCGCAAAGGTTGTTGGCGCGGCTTTTAGGCGACGACACAGTTACCACACACATCAGCAGGAATGGGCAGATAGAAAAAGCCACTGTGGTACTCGGTCCGAGCGAGGTCATCGAAGAGTTTGCTACAGCGAATGGGCTGGAAGGTTTGCCTCAAAATGATACCGGCAACACGGCAGCTGCCTGGGTGACCCGATTGGAAGATGATCTGCCTGTTATGTTGATCTCGGCCCGTGATGGTGACGCTCTGAGCGCGCTGGTACGATCGCTGCCTCACTACGGGCGCCAAAGCTATGTGACCTATGCTGGAAACAAGGCCATTGAACGGGGCATCTGGCCCGTGGAATCGAGCCCGCTGGAATTTGTGTTTCCGGATTGA